A DNA window from Prochlorococcus marinus XMU1406 contains the following coding sequences:
- a CDS encoding DUF1997 domain-containing protein, translating to MLLSFDAKQKLKLSVTRNKEYLSKYLLEEERVVGAMLDSKKLVPEGAGRYKYTVTSFKVFQLDINPVVSIAVENKDGILKMSALESKLDGLGMIDDFNLILKANLEATDIGLEGEALLGVSVSQPPLLKLVPKKILESTGHSVLNGILLGIKSRVQQQLVKDFLDWSEFNKI from the coding sequence ATGTTATTGTCTTTTGATGCTAAACAGAAACTAAAACTTTCTGTAACACGTAATAAAGAATATCTTTCTAAATATCTTTTGGAAGAAGAAAGAGTTGTTGGAGCAATGCTTGACTCCAAAAAATTAGTACCAGAAGGAGCAGGTAGATATAAGTATACAGTAACAAGTTTTAAGGTTTTTCAATTAGATATTAACCCTGTTGTCTCAATTGCGGTAGAAAATAAAGATGGAATTTTAAAAATGAGTGCCCTTGAAAGTAAATTGGATGGCTTGGGGATGATAGATGATTTTAATCTAATTTTGAAAGCGAATTTGGAAGCAACTGATATTGGGTTAGAAGGTGAGGCCCTTCTTGGGGTATCTGTAAGCCAACCCCCCCTACTGAAGCTGGTACCAAAGAAAATTTTGGAATCTACTGGTCATTCGGTATTAAATGGGATTCTCTTGGGTATAAAGTCAAGGGTTCAACAGCAACTAGTAAAAGATTTTTTGGATTGGTCTGAATTCAATAAGATTTGA
- the pheA gene encoding prephenate dehydratase, which translates to MRRQVAYLGPKGTYAEKAAHILSKLANFQTPIFVPCNGLHSVIKSIAYNNCDAAVVPIENSVEGGVTATLDALWKFPEIFINKAIVLPIKHALISEGELSNISEVLSHPQALAQCSEWLSENLPNAITLPTNSTSEAVNMVKGSKFRAAIGSKSLIHIEGLKELAFPINDVPGNCTRFVLLSKESNSNLANIASFAFSLISNKPGALLKAINNIADFGFNMSKIESRPSKRELGEYIIYIDLEINNQTNIKNFLELKNILKPLCKNFVDFGNYISEKVELD; encoded by the coding sequence ATGCGCAGACAAGTTGCATATTTAGGTCCTAAGGGAACATATGCAGAAAAAGCAGCTCATATATTATCAAAGCTTGCCAATTTTCAGACACCTATATTTGTACCATGTAATGGGTTACATTCGGTCATTAAATCAATAGCGTACAACAATTGTGATGCTGCTGTTGTCCCTATAGAAAATTCCGTAGAAGGGGGAGTTACCGCTACTCTAGATGCCCTTTGGAAATTTCCTGAAATTTTTATAAATAAAGCAATTGTTTTACCTATAAAACATGCATTAATTAGTGAAGGAGAACTTTCAAATATTTCAGAAGTATTATCTCATCCTCAAGCCTTAGCTCAATGTTCAGAATGGTTATCTGAAAATCTTCCAAATGCAATTACTCTTCCAACAAATTCAACATCAGAAGCTGTCAATATGGTTAAGGGAAGTAAATTCAGAGCTGCTATCGGTTCAAAATCATTAATTCATATCGAAGGACTTAAAGAATTAGCCTTCCCTATTAATGATGTTCCAGGTAATTGCACTAGATTTGTCTTATTGAGTAAGGAATCAAATTCTAATTTAGCTAATATTGCCAGTTTTGCTTTCTCATTAATATCAAATAAACCTGGTGCTTTGCTTAAAGCCATAAATAATATTGCAGATTTTGGATTTAATATGAGTAAGATTGAATCTAGACCTTCAAAAAGAGAATTAGGTGAATATATAATTTACATTGATTTAGAAATAAATAATCAAACTAACATTAAAAATTTTCTTGAATTAAAAAATATACTAAAGCCACTTTGCAAGAATTTTGTAGATTTTGGAAATTATATTTCTGAAAAAGTTGAACTAGATTAA
- a CDS encoding methyltransferase domain-containing protein, giving the protein MFELLSPFFLLVLFFLVLFIIWRINARKYISSGTVASAYDAWTQDKLLERLWGEHIHLGFYPSGKKNIDFRKAKVQFVHELVKWSGLDKLPKGSRILDVGCGIGGSSRILAKYYGYNVTGITISPAQVKRARELTPHGLNCNFQVMDALDLTFEDGSFDAVWSVEAGAHMNDKNRFADEMLRTLRPGGYLALADWNSRDLEEYPPSFFEKLVLNQLLEQWVHPNFISIKKFGNILRTNKNSSGRVISENWNSYTNPSWYDSIIEGIRKPLSILSLGPFALVKSIREVPTILLMNWAFRKGLMEFGVYKCRG; this is encoded by the coding sequence ATGTTTGAATTATTATCCCCTTTTTTTCTACTAGTTTTATTCTTTCTAGTCCTATTCATAATCTGGAGAATTAATGCTAGAAAATATATTTCTTCAGGTACAGTGGCTTCTGCATATGATGCTTGGACACAGGATAAATTACTTGAGAGATTGTGGGGAGAACATATACATTTGGGTTTTTATCCCTCAGGGAAAAAAAATATTGATTTTAGAAAGGCTAAAGTTCAGTTTGTTCATGAATTAGTCAAATGGAGTGGTTTAGATAAATTGCCAAAGGGATCCAGAATACTCGATGTAGGTTGTGGAATAGGGGGAAGTTCTAGGATTCTTGCAAAATATTATGGGTATAATGTCACTGGCATTACAATTAGTCCGGCGCAAGTTAAACGAGCAAGAGAACTTACTCCTCATGGTCTAAATTGCAACTTCCAAGTTATGGATGCTTTGGATTTAACATTTGAAGATGGATCATTTGATGCGGTCTGGAGTGTTGAGGCTGGTGCACACATGAATGATAAAAATAGGTTTGCAGATGAAATGCTGAGAACTCTAAGACCTGGAGGTTATTTGGCATTGGCTGATTGGAACTCAAGAGACCTCGAAGAATACCCCCCATCATTTTTTGAGAAGTTAGTTCTTAATCAATTACTTGAACAATGGGTACATCCTAATTTTATTAGTATTAAAAAATTCGGTAATATTCTGAGAACTAACAAAAATAGTTCAGGTAGAGTTATTTCTGAAAATTGGAATTCTTATACAAACCCTTCATGGTATGACTCCATTATTGAAGGGATTCGAAAGCCCCTCTCAATTTTGTCACTTGGCCCATTTGCGTTAGTAAAGTCGATTAGAGAAGTTCCCACAATACTTCTAATGAATTGGGCATTTAGAAAAGGTTTAATGGAGTTTGGTGTTTATAAATGTAGAGGATAA
- a CDS encoding LON peptidase substrate-binding domain-containing protein, translated as MGELSVRELPLFPLSEVVLFPQEVLPLHIFESRYRIMLQSVLESDSMFGVIKWDPATKSMANVGCCAQIIKHQTAEDGRSNIITLGQQRFQVLEIMRSTPFCSAMVSWISDDNIDDFQKLDSLKDSVREALNDVINLTSKLTNTKRNLPDKLPENPIDLSFWIGAHLGGPVAEEQQRLLEERNTFIRLQREYEMLDHTRKQLAARTALKESFPDTKEN; from the coding sequence ATGGGCGAACTCTCAGTAAGGGAATTACCTTTATTTCCTTTGTCAGAAGTAGTTCTTTTTCCTCAAGAAGTATTGCCTTTGCATATTTTTGAATCGAGATATAGGATTATGCTCCAATCTGTTCTTGAGAGTGATTCTATGTTTGGAGTTATCAAATGGGATCCAGCAACTAAAAGTATGGCTAACGTGGGATGTTGCGCACAAATTATAAAACATCAAACTGCAGAAGATGGGAGAAGTAATATTATTACTCTCGGACAACAAAGATTTCAAGTCTTAGAAATTATGCGTTCGACACCATTTTGTTCCGCTATGGTTAGTTGGATTAGTGATGATAATATTGATGACTTTCAAAAATTAGATTCTCTAAAAGATTCAGTCAGAGAAGCACTAAATGATGTTATTAATTTAACAAGTAAATTGACTAATACTAAGAGGAATCTACCTGATAAATTACCTGAAAACCCAATAGATTTATCATTTTGGATAGGTGCTCATTTGGGCGGTCCTGTTGCAGAGGAGCAGCAACGACTTCTTGAAGAAAGAAATACTTTTATCCGTTTGCAAAGAGAATATGAAATGCTTGACCACACAAGAAAACAACTTGCAGCAAGAACAGCTTTGAAAGAAAGTTTTCCTGATACAAAAGAAAATTAA
- the rpsJ gene encoding 30S ribosomal protein S10, whose product MTASIAQQKIRIRLKAFDRRMLDLSCDKIIQTADTTSASAIGPIPLPTKRKIYCVLRSPHVDKDSREHFETRTHRRIIDIYSPSAKTIDALMKLDLPSGVDIEVKL is encoded by the coding sequence ATGACCGCATCAATTGCACAACAAAAAATAAGAATAAGATTGAAAGCATTTGATAGAAGAATGCTGGATTTATCTTGCGATAAAATAATCCAAACTGCTGATACTACTTCTGCCTCAGCAATAGGACCAATCCCTTTACCTACAAAAAGGAAGATTTATTGTGTCCTAAGATCACCACATGTAGATAAAGATTCTAGAGAGCATTTTGAAACAAGAACGCATCGAAGAATAATAGATATCTACAGCCCTTCCGCAAAAACTATTGATGCTTTAATGAAACTAGATCTTCCAAGTGGTGTAGATATAGAAGTTAAACTTTAA